One window of Marinomonas primoryensis genomic DNA carries:
- a CDS encoding LysR substrate-binding domain-containing protein, whose protein sequence is MTISRRKLPPLNSLRAFEVSGRRLSFRNAAEELGVTQGAVAQQVRALEEHLGQTLFQRLPRGLSLTTQGAVFLADITHAFDVMSEATNNIRSRPKMVTISVTPTFAAKILIPRLGELNALLPDIELRTVATESVSDFDRDQIDIAVRLTSAPFPLNLEAVRLFQQELIAVASPSLLINHSLPLSFESLKQFPILHDAHNQWPAFIKTVEKLAGATFNQTTLAIDAALAGQGIALVCRVFVEKDILAGRLIPVFEKTQIVKPDYFLVRKQSRSPQLGVDAVWKWFQQEFTLSEVEE, encoded by the coding sequence ATGACTATTTCACGAAGAAAGCTTCCGCCTCTCAATTCCCTACGTGCATTTGAAGTGTCTGGTAGAAGATTAAGTTTTCGCAATGCAGCGGAAGAACTTGGCGTCACTCAAGGCGCGGTTGCGCAACAAGTCAGAGCGTTAGAAGAACACCTAGGCCAAACCCTTTTTCAGCGACTGCCACGGGGGTTATCGTTAACAACGCAAGGAGCCGTCTTTTTAGCCGATATTACTCACGCATTCGATGTTATGAGCGAAGCTACCAACAACATACGATCTCGCCCAAAAATGGTCACTATCAGCGTCACCCCGACCTTCGCCGCGAAGATTTTGATCCCACGATTGGGAGAGCTCAACGCACTTTTGCCTGATATAGAGTTACGCACCGTCGCTACTGAGTCGGTGTCTGACTTCGATAGAGACCAAATTGATATTGCCGTACGCCTAACCAGTGCCCCCTTTCCACTAAACTTGGAAGCGGTACGGTTATTCCAGCAAGAGCTGATTGCTGTCGCTAGCCCGTCATTATTAATTAACCACTCACTCCCTCTTTCCTTTGAAAGCTTGAAGCAATTCCCCATTTTGCACGATGCCCATAATCAATGGCCTGCTTTTATTAAGACTGTCGAAAAACTCGCTGGGGCAACCTTCAACCAAACAACACTCGCGATTGATGCCGCACTGGCAGGGCAAGGTATTGCGCTAGTTTGTCGCGTATTTGTTGAAAAAGACATTCTGGCTGGACGACTCATACCCGTCTTTGAAAAAACTCAGATTGTTAAGCCTGATTATTTTTTAGTGCGTAAGCAAAGCCGTTCACCGCAACTTGGTGTCGATGCGGTTTGGAAGTGGTTCCAGCAAGAATTCACCCTATCTGAAGTGGAAGAATAA
- a CDS encoding SDR family oxidoreductase: MTNQKVALIIAGGSGMGAAAARKLAQEGYCVAILSSSGKGEALAKELGGIGVTGSNQSNDDLQRLVDLTMEKWGRIDALVNSAGHGPRAPILEISDDDWHLGMEVYLLSAIRPIRLVAPIMAAQGGGSIVNISTAWVNEPTAMFPTSTVFRAGLASFMKIFVDDFSAQNVRMNNVLPGWIDSLTEVEERRKMVPMGRYGKTEEIANTVAFLLSDEAGYITGQSLRVDGGVTKSV, from the coding sequence ATGACAAATCAAAAAGTGGCGTTAATTATTGCCGGTGGTTCTGGTATGGGAGCGGCGGCAGCACGTAAATTGGCGCAAGAAGGGTATTGTGTCGCCATCTTATCATCTTCAGGAAAAGGTGAAGCTTTGGCGAAAGAGTTAGGGGGAATTGGAGTCACAGGCTCTAATCAGTCTAATGACGATTTGCAGCGTTTGGTGGATTTGACGATGGAAAAATGGGGGCGCATTGATGCACTGGTAAACTCTGCTGGACACGGCCCTCGTGCGCCAATTCTTGAAATAAGTGACGATGATTGGCATTTAGGCATGGAAGTTTACTTGTTAAGCGCGATTCGCCCGATTCGTCTTGTTGCCCCTATTATGGCGGCTCAAGGGGGCGGTAGTATCGTGAATATTTCGACGGCTTGGGTTAACGAGCCAACCGCCATGTTCCCAACCTCCACTGTTTTTCGGGCGGGTCTGGCCAGTTTTATGAAAATTTTCGTGGACGATTTTTCTGCGCAAAATGTGCGTATGAATAACGTATTACCTGGTTGGATAGATAGCCTCACTGAAGTAGAGGAGCGTCGAAAAATGGTGCCAATGGGGCGTTACGGCAAGACGGAAGAAATTGCTAACACAGTAGCATTTCTATTGTCGGATGAAGCTGGTTACATTACTGGACAAAGCCTTCGCGTGGACGGTGGTGTGACGAAATCAGTTTGA
- a CDS encoding DMT family transporter, translating into MLRCYLALLLLGVIWGSNFIFMKWSTALISPMQTVMLRVIFGFIPLLVVAWYSKQLKVSQLKHLFHFAVMSVLATTFYYYGFVAGTTLIPTSVAGLLSGSIPIFTFISAFLFLRKDRPTLQMFIGVIMGFIGIVVSARPWEGAEGVDVVGVMWMLAGTTSLGVSFVYAQRQLSPLKLPPLTLATWQTGCASLTLLILTDFSGITSITSDLKTVLGVVIGLGVLGTGGAFFLYYYAIEKLGSVKASGATYIAPVVAVIIGAFVGEDMNSSIVVALVLILGGVILIQTGGRKASLS; encoded by the coding sequence ATGTTGAGATGTTATCTAGCACTGTTACTTCTTGGTGTGATTTGGGGGTCGAACTTTATATTTATGAAGTGGTCGACAGCACTGATTTCACCTATGCAAACGGTGATGTTACGAGTGATATTTGGTTTTATTCCTCTGCTGGTTGTGGCGTGGTATAGCAAGCAACTTAAAGTCAGTCAGTTGAAGCATTTATTTCATTTTGCGGTGATGTCGGTGCTCGCAACGACTTTCTATTATTACGGGTTCGTAGCCGGTACAACCTTAATACCAACCAGTGTGGCGGGTCTTTTGAGCGGTTCAATTCCGATTTTTACCTTTATTTCTGCATTTCTATTTTTACGTAAAGACCGGCCTACATTACAGATGTTTATTGGTGTGATCATGGGTTTTATAGGGATCGTTGTCAGTGCTAGGCCATGGGAAGGCGCTGAGGGTGTTGATGTTGTTGGGGTAATGTGGATGTTGGCTGGAACGACCAGTCTTGGCGTTTCGTTTGTTTATGCGCAACGTCAATTGTCTCCGTTGAAATTACCACCTTTGACTTTGGCCACTTGGCAGACTGGGTGTGCATCGTTGACGTTGTTGATCTTGACTGATTTTTCTGGCATCACAAGCATTACTTCTGATCTTAAAACCGTATTAGGTGTCGTCATTGGTCTTGGGGTTTTAGGAACGGGAGGCGCTTTTTTCCTTTACTATTATGCTATTGAAAAACTGGGGTCGGTAAAAGCATCAGGGGCTACTTACATAGCACCTGTAGTGGCCGTCATTATTGGTGCGTTTGTTGGCGAAGACATGAATAGTTCAATCGTGGTGGCTTTAGTATTAATTTTAGGCGGGGTGATACTGATACAGACAGGAGGACGTAAAGCATCACTTTCATGA